Proteins encoded by one window of Lathyrus oleraceus cultivar Zhongwan6 chromosome 1, CAAS_Psat_ZW6_1.0, whole genome shotgun sequence:
- the LOC127078806 gene encoding indole-3-glycerol phosphate synthase, chloroplastic, with protein sequence MESLISLKGHFYAFPSFSSKTRTTIPPTQLNTYRKNFLFTVRAQMDPNEDSATISTSGEPVVEALKVKEWEVGMFHNEVAATQGIKIRRSPPTGPPVHYVGPFEFRLQNEGNTPRNILEEIVWNKDREVSQLKGRKPLGLVNKSLKNAPPVRDFIGALRAANERTGLPGLIAEVKKASPSRGILRENFDPVEIAQSYEKGGAACLSVLTDEKYFKGSFENLELIRNAGVKCPLLCKEFIIDAWQLYYARSKGADAVLLIAAVLPDLDIKYMVKICKLLGLAALVEVHDEREFDRVLGIESVELIGINNRNLETFELDISTTKKLLEGERGKIVRERNIMMVGESGLFTPEDIAYVQEAGVRAVLVGESLVKQNDPGKGISNLFGKDISV encoded by the exons ATGGAATCATTGATTTCTCTCAAGGGACACTTTTATGCATTTCCTTCCTTCTCATCCAAAACCAGAACCACCATTCCTCCTACTCAACTGAATACTTATAGAAAAAACTTCCTTTTTACTGTTCGAGCACAG ATGGACCCTAATGAAGATTCAGCTACAATATCCACATCTGGTGAACCTGTGGTTGAAGCTCTTAAAGTTAAGGAATGGGAAGTAGGAATGTTTCATAATGAGGTTGCTGCTACCCAAGGTATAAAAATAAGGAGAAGTCCACCAACTGGACCCCCTGTTCATTATGTAGGACCTTTTGAATTCCGATTGCAGAACGAGGGAAATACACCTCGTAACATCTTGGAAGAGATTGTATGGAACAAGGACAGAGAAGTCTCACAA CTAAAAGGAAGAAAACCCCTTGGTCTGGTTAACAAGTCCCTTAAAAATGCACCTCCTGTTAGAGATTTTATTGGAGCTCTAAGGGCGGCTAATGAACGAACTGGGTTGCCTGGATTGATTGCTGAAGTGAAAAAGGCTTCACCAAGTAGAGGCATTTTGAGAGAAAACTTTGATCCA GTTGAAATTGCTCAATCTTATGAGAAGGGTGGAGCAGCATGCCTAAGTGTTTTGACAGATGAAAAATACTTCAAG GGAAGCTTTGAAAATCTTGAGTTAATAAGAAATGCTGGAGTAAAG TGCCCTTTGTTGTGCAAAGAATTCATCATAGATGCTTGGCAACTCTACTATGCTCGATCTAAAGGTGCAGATGCAGTCCTTCTAATTGCCGCTGTTTTACCTGATCTTGACATCAAGTACATGGTTAAAATATGCAAATTACTTGGATTGGCCGCCCTTGTTGAG GTGCACGACGAGAGGGAATTTGACCGTGTTCTTGGAATAGAAAGTGTTGAGCTTATTGGCATCAACAACCGCAATCTTG AAACATTTGAGTTAGATATCAGCACCACGAAGAAGCTTCTTGAAGGAGAGCGAGGCAAAATAGTTCGTGAGAGAAACATAATG ATGGTAGGAGAATCTGGTTTGTTCACTCCTGAAGATATTGCCTATGTACAAGAAGCAGGAGTTAGAGCT GTTTTGGTGGGAGAGTCTCTTGTGAAACAGAATGATCCTGGAAAGGGAATTAGCAATCTGTTTGGCAAAGATATATCTGTCTGA